The following coding sequences lie in one Methanopyrus sp. SNP6 genomic window:
- a CDS encoding protein translocase subunit SecF, whose protein sequence is MGLFEKYVSNLNRLLILTMVFATICVGSVLTLGVKKGIDLKGGTMVILRTEKDPDTVTGEASRILGVSDVEAIRSSQGDVIVQVPKYLSADDVNKLARAVEGEVESVQTVGPALGRVFWESVKVAVPLALVAVSIVVFAMFRKPMLSAAVLGALALDLVDALGLMALTGVPLTLASFAGLLMIIGYAVDSNILLSMYTVKRRRVRTVDRAIADSFKTGIVMVATTAAAACALFLLSMSEAMFEIAAVVIFGLIADVLNTWIFNAWVIREKIVGR, encoded by the coding sequence GTGGGGTTGTTCGAGAAGTACGTCTCCAACTTGAACCGCCTTCTGATCCTCACAATGGTGTTCGCTACGATCTGCGTAGGATCTGTCCTCACCTTAGGGGTTAAAAAAGGCATTGACCTCAAAGGAGGTACCATGGTGATCCTGAGAACGGAGAAGGATCCCGATACCGTAACTGGCGAGGCTTCGAGAATCCTCGGAGTGTCCGACGTGGAAGCTATACGTTCCTCCCAGGGCGATGTGATCGTGCAGGTTCCTAAGTACCTGTCGGCAGATGACGTGAACAAACTCGCACGGGCCGTCGAAGGGGAGGTCGAGTCCGTCCAGACTGTCGGGCCGGCGTTGGGCCGTGTGTTCTGGGAGAGCGTCAAAGTAGCCGTGCCACTGGCGTTGGTCGCTGTCTCCATCGTCGTGTTCGCCATGTTCCGAAAACCGATGCTGAGTGCTGCCGTGTTGGGAGCACTGGCTTTAGACCTCGTCGACGCGCTCGGATTGATGGCGCTCACAGGCGTACCACTAACCCTAGCGAGCTTCGCGGGCCTCCTTATGATCATAGGTTACGCGGTTGATAGCAACATACTCCTCTCCATGTACACCGTGAAGCGTCGCAGGGTCAGGACGGTCGATCGGGCGATCGCGGACTCGTTTAAGACTGGTATCGTCATGGTGGCCACTACCGCAGCGGCCGCGTGCGCGCTGTTCTTACTATCTATGTCCGAAGCCATGTTCGAAATCGCCGCCGTCGTGATCTTCGGGCTAATTGCGGACGTCCTCAACACTTGGATCTTCAACGCTTGGGTCATCCGCGAGAAGATCGTGGGGAGGTGA
- a CDS encoding DUF131 domain-containing protein, with product MITLRVEDVLKVGVLITFAGIVLTALAILLLAIKNASGRGGWGGVILIGPVPIVVGSSPKMALIVAVLALAMMLIMLFLMWSAAKGFR from the coding sequence GTGATAACCCTGCGTGTCGAGGACGTCCTCAAAGTCGGCGTGCTGATAACGTTCGCGGGCATAGTTCTGACAGCACTGGCTATCCTCCTGTTAGCGATCAAGAACGCTTCGGGTAGGGGAGGGTGGGGCGGTGTGATCTTGATCGGTCCGGTGCCGATCGTCGTGGGAAGCTCACCGAAAATGGCGCTGATCGTGGCAGTACTGGCATTGGCGATGATGTTGATTATGTTATTCTTAATGTGGAGTGCGGCCAAGGGGTTCCGCTGA
- a CDS encoding fumarylacetoacetate hydrolase family protein, with product MRVGTYLVDGTPRPAVFLDDEVRVYDLPVLEFIEVAHSDGLDGLDYSVYPLSELRIGPPVPRPPKIICFGLNYREHVNELREIGMDVPGEPVMTMKAPTAVIGHLDTVKLPREARRIDHELELAVVIGERCRKVSPGEARDVVFGFTIINDVTARDIEKREGQWVRAKSYDTFAPLGPWIETELEPDGLEMKLRVNGEVRQRATTDDMIRDPYELVSFTSRVMTLEPGDIIATGTPPGVGPMEPHDKVELEIERIGRLVHYVE from the coding sequence TTGCGGGTAGGGACCTACCTGGTGGATGGTACCCCACGCCCCGCCGTATTCCTCGATGATGAAGTTCGTGTCTACGATCTTCCCGTGCTCGAATTCATCGAAGTAGCCCACAGTGACGGGCTGGACGGTCTTGACTATTCCGTGTACCCGCTATCGGAGCTCAGAATAGGTCCACCGGTCCCGCGGCCTCCTAAGATAATCTGCTTCGGACTCAATTACCGCGAGCACGTTAATGAGTTACGCGAGATAGGAATGGACGTCCCCGGTGAGCCCGTCATGACCATGAAGGCCCCCACCGCGGTGATCGGCCATCTGGATACTGTCAAGTTACCGAGGGAGGCGCGCAGGATCGATCATGAGCTCGAGCTGGCGGTGGTGATCGGAGAGCGATGTCGTAAAGTGTCTCCCGGGGAGGCTCGAGACGTCGTTTTCGGGTTCACTATCATCAACGACGTGACGGCCCGTGACATCGAGAAAAGAGAAGGCCAGTGGGTCCGGGCGAAGAGCTACGACACGTTCGCGCCTTTAGGACCGTGGATCGAAACCGAACTAGAGCCTGACGGACTCGAAATGAAGCTCCGTGTTAACGGTGAGGTGCGCCAGCGCGCTACCACGGACGACATGATCCGGGATCCGTACGAGCTGGTGTCGTTCACGTCCAGGGTGATGACGCTCGAGCCCGGAGATATCATCGCTACGGGAACGCCACCCGGTGTTGGTCCGATGGAACCACATGATAAGGTCGAGTTGGAGATCGAGCGCATCGGTAGGCTCGTACATTACGTAGAGTAG
- a CDS encoding serine/threonine-protein kinase RIO2, whose amino-acid sequence MVMVERVVQALPGMEPEDFEVLRALEMEMRRHEWVPFDRLLERTGLDEKELGYRLSRLDRWDMVVRTRRQTVGYLGYQLRPEGYDALALRALVDQGVLEGLGPEIGVGKEADVYLGISPKGAQLAVKFNRIGRTSYTKVKRYREYVKDKRHISWLYVNRLTAEREFEALLHLYPDGVSVPRPVAQNRHVLVMERFEGRELAETRVENPEAVLNRVLEEYEHALEVGVVHGDLSQFNVVIEGDEVLLIDWAHWVEVSHPSARELIERDVRNICDYFRRKYGVHRHPREFFWNSG is encoded by the coding sequence ATGGTGATGGTGGAGAGGGTGGTACAGGCTCTTCCGGGGATGGAACCCGAGGATTTCGAGGTCCTACGAGCCCTCGAGATGGAGATGCGCAGGCACGAGTGGGTCCCGTTCGATCGACTGCTCGAACGCACCGGCCTCGACGAAAAGGAGCTAGGCTACCGTCTGTCCAGACTCGATCGTTGGGATATGGTCGTCCGGACGCGACGGCAAACGGTCGGGTACCTAGGTTACCAACTGCGTCCCGAAGGGTACGACGCTCTCGCCCTCCGGGCGCTCGTGGACCAAGGCGTGCTGGAAGGACTCGGCCCGGAGATCGGGGTGGGAAAAGAGGCCGACGTGTATTTGGGCATCTCTCCCAAGGGCGCGCAGCTGGCCGTTAAGTTCAACCGAATCGGTCGTACCAGTTACACCAAGGTCAAACGGTACCGTGAGTACGTGAAGGACAAGCGCCATATCTCATGGCTTTACGTCAATAGGCTTACGGCCGAGCGCGAGTTCGAGGCGCTCTTACACTTGTACCCCGATGGTGTTTCCGTCCCTAGGCCCGTAGCTCAGAACAGGCACGTACTCGTGATGGAACGCTTTGAGGGACGGGAACTCGCGGAAACTCGGGTGGAGAACCCCGAGGCGGTCCTGAACCGGGTGCTCGAGGAGTACGAACACGCCCTCGAAGTCGGCGTGGTTCACGGGGACCTGAGTCAGTTCAACGTAGTCATCGAGGGCGACGAGGTGCTTCTCATCGACTGGGCGCACTGGGTCGAGGTATCCCACCCATCGGCCCGTGAGCTCATCGAACGTGACGTACGGAACATATGTGACTACTTTCGCCGGAAATACGGCGTTCACAGGCATCCGCGGGAGTTCTTCTGGAATTCCGGATGA
- the thsB gene encoding thermosome subunit beta, whose translation MAMLAGDGRQVLILPEGYQRFVGRDAQRMNIMAARVVAETVRTTLGPMGMDKMLVDEMGDVVVTNDGVTILEEMDVEHPAAKMVVEVAKTQEDEVGDGTTTAVVLAGELLHKAEDLLQQDIHPTVIARGFRMAVEKAEEILEEIAEEIDPDDEETLKKIAKTAMTGKGVEKARDYLAELVVKAVKQVAEEEDGEIVIDTDHIKLEKKEGGGLEDTELVKGMVIDKERVHPGMPRRVENAKIALLNCPIEVKETETDAEIRITDPEQLQAFIEEEERMLQDMVDKIAETGANVVFCQKGIDDLAQHYLAKKGILAVRRVKKSDMQKLARATGARIVTNIDDLSEEDLGEAEVVEEKKVAGDKMIFVEGCKDPKAVTILIRGGTEHVVDEAERAIEDAVGVVAAALEDGKVVAGGGAPEVEVARQLRDFADGVEGREQLAVEAFADALEIIPRTLAENSGLDPIDVLVQLRAKHEEGQVTAGIDVFEGEVKDILEEGVVEPLRVKTQALASATEAAEMILRIDDVIAARELSTEEEEEEEESGGSSEF comes from the coding sequence ATGGCGATGCTAGCAGGTGATGGGAGGCAGGTTCTGATCCTGCCGGAGGGTTACCAGCGGTTCGTCGGTCGAGATGCTCAGCGAATGAACATCATGGCCGCACGCGTGGTAGCCGAGACTGTTAGGACCACCCTAGGTCCGATGGGCATGGATAAGATGCTAGTCGACGAGATGGGCGACGTCGTGGTGACCAACGACGGTGTAACCATCCTGGAAGAGATGGACGTCGAGCACCCGGCCGCTAAGATGGTGGTGGAAGTCGCCAAGACGCAGGAGGATGAAGTTGGCGACGGTACGACCACTGCCGTCGTGCTCGCGGGTGAGCTGCTGCACAAGGCCGAGGACCTGCTACAGCAGGACATCCACCCGACCGTGATCGCACGCGGTTTCCGGATGGCCGTCGAGAAGGCCGAGGAGATCCTCGAGGAGATTGCCGAAGAGATCGACCCGGACGACGAGGAGACGCTCAAGAAGATCGCCAAGACCGCGATGACCGGTAAGGGCGTGGAGAAGGCCCGGGACTACCTGGCCGAGCTGGTCGTGAAGGCCGTCAAGCAGGTTGCAGAGGAGGAGGACGGAGAGATCGTCATCGACACGGACCACATCAAGCTGGAGAAGAAGGAAGGTGGCGGGCTCGAGGACACCGAGCTGGTCAAGGGCATGGTGATCGACAAGGAGCGAGTGCACCCAGGCATGCCGCGCCGTGTGGAGAACGCAAAGATCGCTCTGCTGAACTGCCCGATCGAGGTCAAGGAGACCGAGACCGATGCCGAGATCAGGATCACCGACCCGGAGCAGCTGCAAGCCTTCATCGAGGAAGAGGAGCGCATGCTGCAAGATATGGTAGACAAGATCGCAGAGACGGGCGCGAACGTTGTCTTCTGCCAGAAGGGTATCGATGATCTGGCCCAGCACTACCTGGCGAAGAAGGGCATCCTAGCGGTACGGCGTGTTAAGAAGTCCGACATGCAGAAGCTGGCCAGGGCGACCGGAGCCCGCATCGTGACGAACATCGACGACCTGAGCGAGGAGGACCTAGGTGAGGCTGAGGTCGTCGAGGAGAAGAAGGTCGCCGGCGACAAGATGATCTTCGTGGAGGGCTGCAAGGACCCGAAGGCCGTGACCATCCTGATCCGCGGTGGTACCGAGCACGTGGTCGACGAGGCCGAGAGAGCCATCGAAGACGCCGTCGGAGTTGTGGCGGCGGCCCTAGAGGACGGTAAGGTGGTAGCCGGCGGCGGTGCTCCGGAGGTCGAGGTGGCCAGGCAGCTGAGGGACTTCGCGGACGGTGTGGAGGGCCGCGAGCAGCTCGCCGTTGAGGCGTTCGCCGACGCACTGGAGATCATCCCGAGAACGCTGGCCGAAAACAGCGGACTCGACCCGATCGACGTGCTGGTGCAGCTGCGCGCCAAGCACGAGGAGGGTCAGGTGACCGCCGGTATCGACGTGTTCGAAGGTGAAGTCAAGGACATACTCGAGGAGGGTGTCGTCGAGCCGTTGCGAGTGAAGACCCAGGCACTGGCGAGCGCCACCGAGGCCGCGGAGATGATTCTGCGAATCGATGACGTCATCGCCGCCAGGGAGCTGAGCACGGAGGAAGAGGAGGAGGAAGAGGAGAGCGGTGGTAGCAGCGAGTTCTAA
- a CDS encoding ATP-dependent DNA ligase: MTRPVPKSRKLDFFISSPLRKKSGRKEKREKEGAEKRKSARREERKKEPTKAVGPSGAEFKVKATDDDVYYSSLAEAFEKLERISSRKAKISLIAQFLRQCPENVIDIVTLFLANQVFPGWDPRDLGIGSKLMRKVIATATGSTDSEVTELFKRLGDLGLAAEELLKRRKTSTLLDSRPLMVSEVRETFEKIAEVEGEGAVKRKMRLMMGLLAKAKPKEARYLVRQALSELRTGVRESTVEEAIAQAFGVSRKLVERAHMLSNDLGLVAKVAMTSGEEGLREIDLRPMRPIKPMLAQAARNVREALAEVGGKGAVEIKLDGARVQVHSDGEEVRVYTRRIEDVTHALPDIVEAVKDCVDADEFILEGEAVAINPETGKPRPFQELLHRIKRKYDIEDVRKEIPVELHLFDCLYVDGESLVDTPFRERRRRLEEIVREREGEVMLVEQVITDDPKEAAEMFHRALEIGHEGVMVKDLDANYTPGVRGKKMLKVKPVLETLDCVVIGGIWGKGKRKGLIGSYLLAVWDENKENLMEVGKVGTGVDDETLKRLTKMFEDLIVEESGREVRFKPEVVFEVEFEDIQKSPKYSSGFALRFPRLVRVRDDLGPEDADTIEKVRRIYEEVLRKH; the protein is encoded by the coding sequence GTGACTCGACCCGTCCCTAAATCCAGGAAACTCGACTTCTTCATATCCTCTCCTCTCAGGAAGAAGAGTGGGAGGAAGGAGAAGAGGGAAAAGGAAGGAGCGGAGAAACGTAAGAGTGCTCGTAGGGAGGAGAGGAAGAAAGAGCCCACCAAAGCGGTCGGTCCTAGCGGGGCTGAGTTCAAAGTCAAAGCGACGGACGATGACGTTTACTACTCGTCTCTGGCGGAGGCCTTCGAGAAACTGGAGCGGATCAGTTCCAGGAAGGCCAAAATAAGCCTGATCGCCCAGTTCCTACGGCAGTGTCCGGAGAACGTCATCGACATTGTTACGCTGTTCCTGGCCAACCAGGTGTTCCCCGGATGGGATCCGAGGGACCTCGGAATCGGATCTAAGCTGATGCGGAAGGTGATCGCGACCGCCACGGGATCTACCGACTCCGAGGTCACGGAGTTGTTCAAGCGGCTCGGCGATCTCGGACTCGCCGCCGAGGAGCTGCTGAAGCGTCGGAAGACGTCGACGCTGCTCGATTCAAGACCACTCATGGTGAGCGAGGTGAGGGAGACCTTCGAGAAGATAGCGGAGGTCGAGGGTGAGGGAGCCGTCAAACGGAAGATGAGGCTGATGATGGGGTTGCTCGCCAAGGCGAAGCCGAAAGAGGCCCGCTACCTGGTTAGGCAGGCACTGAGTGAGCTGCGGACGGGCGTGCGGGAAAGCACCGTGGAGGAAGCCATTGCCCAGGCCTTCGGAGTGAGCAGGAAATTAGTCGAGAGGGCCCACATGCTGTCGAACGACCTGGGACTGGTAGCCAAAGTGGCGATGACGAGTGGTGAGGAAGGTCTCCGTGAAATCGACTTGAGGCCCATGCGACCGATAAAGCCGATGCTGGCGCAAGCGGCGAGGAATGTGAGGGAAGCACTCGCGGAGGTTGGAGGAAAAGGCGCGGTGGAGATCAAGCTGGATGGCGCCCGCGTGCAAGTGCACTCGGACGGAGAGGAAGTACGCGTGTACACCAGGAGGATCGAGGACGTGACCCACGCACTCCCCGACATCGTGGAAGCCGTGAAGGACTGCGTGGACGCGGACGAGTTCATCCTGGAGGGCGAGGCCGTGGCCATCAACCCAGAGACAGGAAAACCGCGACCATTCCAGGAGCTACTACACAGGATCAAGCGGAAGTACGACATCGAGGATGTGCGCAAGGAGATTCCGGTAGAGCTGCACCTTTTCGACTGCCTGTACGTGGACGGCGAATCGTTGGTCGACACTCCGTTCCGAGAGCGTCGACGTCGGCTCGAGGAAATAGTACGCGAGCGCGAGGGAGAGGTGATGCTCGTCGAACAGGTGATCACGGACGACCCAAAGGAGGCGGCCGAGATGTTCCATCGAGCCCTGGAGATAGGACACGAGGGAGTCATGGTGAAGGATCTGGATGCTAACTACACCCCGGGCGTCCGCGGCAAGAAGATGTTGAAAGTCAAGCCGGTGCTCGAGACACTGGATTGTGTGGTCATCGGCGGCATTTGGGGTAAGGGCAAGCGGAAGGGGCTCATCGGTTCCTACCTGCTGGCCGTCTGGGACGAGAACAAGGAGAACCTAATGGAGGTGGGTAAGGTCGGAACAGGCGTGGACGACGAGACACTCAAGCGACTGACTAAGATGTTCGAGGACTTGATAGTAGAGGAATCGGGACGCGAAGTCAGGTTCAAGCCTGAGGTGGTCTTCGAGGTGGAGTTCGAGGATATCCAGAAAAGCCCGAAGTACTCATCCGGATTCGCCCTTCGGTTCCCGAGACTGGTGCGCGTGCGCGACGATCTGGGTCCGGAAGACGCAGACACCATCGAGAAAGTCCGGAGGATCTACGAGGAGGTACTGCGGAAGCACTAG
- a CDS encoding tRNA(Ile)(2)-agmatinylcytidine synthase has translation MDWVALDDTDSPAGGCTTHAAVLLRAELAEAGAEPVGRPLLVRLNPNVPFKTRGNAAVALPVEAPWSVDIEAVVLRALKKVVRKSYPETRPGLVVCEGEPPRVCESVYREAVRRILNPRRVRESVDDDVNVVLGGRGVVGAIAALGFARIRKNHEVTFEGIAYRAEKYWGTERRVEENSVRKFDRRTFPVTFDNLDGRNGDVLITPNTPCPVLYGVRSVEPDVLKIAPKMIETREPVVKYEIFESNQATDAHLVRVDRLAEAEDYSNIVLDLTVVEEPRRIPGGHVVVGCEDEDGAMVDIAAFRPTRPLTEVVAALHPGDEIRVAGALRPETPKHPRTVNVEKLRVLRLERVEEVRNPVCGRCRRSMKSAGRRKGFKCGCGERAPEDSKVKVEVPRELVEGVTYEAPPVARRHLSKPEYLVKLGLLEPSPMSR, from the coding sequence ATGGATTGGGTGGCACTCGATGACACCGACTCACCCGCCGGAGGATGTACCACTCACGCGGCCGTCTTGCTCCGCGCGGAGCTGGCGGAAGCCGGTGCAGAACCCGTCGGTCGCCCGCTATTAGTTCGATTGAATCCGAACGTGCCGTTCAAGACTAGAGGTAACGCGGCGGTCGCCCTGCCGGTGGAAGCACCGTGGAGCGTCGACATTGAGGCAGTAGTGCTACGTGCACTTAAGAAGGTAGTCCGGAAGAGTTACCCGGAGACCCGGCCGGGTTTAGTAGTCTGCGAGGGTGAGCCGCCGAGGGTATGCGAATCCGTCTATAGGGAAGCGGTACGACGCATTTTAAACCCTAGGAGGGTAAGGGAGAGTGTCGACGACGATGTCAACGTGGTTCTAGGAGGTCGAGGTGTTGTCGGTGCCATCGCGGCCCTGGGCTTCGCCCGCATCCGGAAGAATCACGAGGTCACGTTCGAGGGGATCGCGTACCGTGCCGAGAAGTACTGGGGAACGGAACGGCGTGTGGAGGAAAACTCGGTCAGGAAGTTCGACCGTAGGACGTTCCCAGTGACGTTCGACAACTTGGACGGTAGAAACGGCGACGTACTCATAACGCCCAACACGCCGTGTCCAGTCCTCTACGGAGTGAGATCCGTGGAACCGGACGTACTGAAGATCGCCCCGAAGATGATCGAGACGCGAGAGCCGGTGGTGAAGTACGAGATTTTCGAGTCGAACCAAGCGACGGATGCGCACCTCGTCCGCGTAGATCGGTTGGCCGAAGCCGAGGACTACTCTAACATCGTCCTGGACCTCACGGTCGTCGAGGAGCCCAGGCGAATACCGGGAGGTCACGTCGTGGTGGGGTGTGAGGACGAGGACGGCGCCATGGTAGATATAGCGGCGTTTCGTCCGACCCGGCCGCTCACCGAAGTCGTGGCAGCACTACATCCCGGAGATGAGATCCGTGTGGCGGGTGCACTAAGACCGGAGACTCCGAAACACCCCCGCACGGTGAACGTGGAAAAGCTACGTGTGCTGAGACTGGAGCGCGTGGAAGAGGTCCGTAATCCCGTGTGCGGACGGTGTAGGAGGTCGATGAAGTCGGCAGGGCGGAGGAAAGGGTTCAAGTGTGGTTGTGGGGAACGGGCTCCGGAGGACTCGAAGGTCAAAGTGGAGGTACCTCGAGAGCTGGTCGAAGGAGTGACGTACGAGGCACCTCCAGTGGCACGGAGACACCTATCGAAACCTGAGTATTTAGTGAAGTTAGGACTGCTCGAGCCTTCACCGATGAGTCGCTGA
- a CDS encoding preprotein translocase subunit SecD, translated as MSGLRWMKENWRLLVIIAVWVVAATSLAVKGVNLGLELKGGTMVIAKTDHPLSKREIDQTVTVLESRLSTFGFKGIKIQPVGHDHIIVMLPGTPPKEAVELITKPGRFEAKYKGKTVITGQDIESVESPRIERVEGGYQWSVPFRLTAEGARKFAEVAKNAPGQPIDMYLDNKKVSSPRISEDLAMAAASGHMEREIEIVGGAKTKEQAEREAKEIMAVLRSGQLPAKLVPEGVYSVSATLGQNFLKMAMIAGAIAFAAVSVIIALRYRDIRISGPILFTGFSEVVFLIGLASLTGFTIDLPALAGIILSIGSGVDDLIVITDEIVRGERRKEELALRQRIKRAFSVVLASFATLAAAMAVLFVAGMGLLKGFAIMTIAGAFYGVVITRPVYADLLKKVLGVE; from the coding sequence TTGTCCGGGCTGAGATGGATGAAGGAGAACTGGAGACTACTCGTGATAATCGCCGTATGGGTCGTAGCGGCGACGTCCCTCGCAGTGAAAGGTGTGAACCTGGGTCTGGAGCTTAAAGGTGGCACCATGGTCATAGCCAAGACGGACCATCCGCTTAGTAAGAGAGAGATCGACCAGACCGTAACGGTGCTCGAAAGTCGTCTCTCTACCTTTGGCTTCAAGGGCATCAAGATCCAGCCGGTCGGACACGACCATATCATCGTGATGCTTCCGGGCACACCGCCCAAGGAGGCGGTCGAACTCATTACCAAGCCGGGACGTTTCGAGGCCAAATACAAGGGTAAAACGGTCATCACCGGCCAGGATATAGAGTCAGTGGAGTCTCCGAGGATAGAACGCGTCGAAGGCGGTTACCAATGGTCGGTCCCGTTCAGGCTGACGGCGGAGGGCGCCCGCAAGTTCGCGGAGGTGGCCAAGAACGCTCCGGGCCAGCCGATCGACATGTACCTAGACAACAAAAAGGTGTCAAGCCCGCGGATCTCCGAAGATCTGGCCATGGCTGCGGCATCCGGTCACATGGAGCGGGAGATCGAGATCGTAGGTGGTGCCAAGACTAAGGAGCAGGCGGAACGTGAAGCCAAGGAGATAATGGCGGTTCTACGTTCCGGTCAGCTTCCGGCGAAGCTCGTTCCAGAGGGTGTTTACTCCGTGTCCGCCACGTTGGGTCAGAACTTCCTCAAGATGGCGATGATCGCCGGAGCGATCGCGTTCGCGGCAGTGTCGGTGATCATCGCGCTGAGGTACAGGGACATCAGGATCTCTGGTCCGATACTGTTTACGGGATTCTCCGAGGTAGTCTTCCTCATAGGTCTTGCCTCGCTAACGGGTTTTACGATCGACCTGCCCGCGTTAGCGGGAATCATCCTATCGATAGGTAGCGGCGTGGACGATCTCATAGTGATCACCGACGAGATCGTCCGCGGTGAGCGTAGGAAGGAAGAGCTCGCACTCCGTCAACGGATCAAACGGGCTTTCAGCGTAGTACTGGCGTCGTTCGCGACGCTGGCGGCGGCGATGGCGGTATTGTTCGTCGCCGGTATGGGTCTTCTGAAGGGGTTCGCGATAATGACCATCGCCGGAGCGTTTTACGGTGTCGTCATCACCAGACCGGTGTACGCGGACCTACTGAAGAAGGTACTCGGAGTGGAGTAG
- a CDS encoding 4Fe-4S binding protein: MPIEIDMNSCLLCEACVAACPTGAIRREDGDMNYCIVCGACVKACPVDALELEDLEREVDGEGVELKRIAWKPEECHKEDPPQCGEVCPQEILRIEDGYPELRGFCVMCLKCMETCPIDAIGVKGVVEPKSEPPEHPEDEDVYVHPERCVGCTYCLQVCPTDAIEMVPTEVEFFKAEENEWSPVYVDPDTMELNRGRKVAKIDPEKCTGCTLCVQVCPWGAITAARDVPVQSREVENEIDDDKCVGCGVCAEVCPGDLIEVDGVAKVPEKCPACKLCERACPVDAISINVSYERSGEME, encoded by the coding sequence ATGCCGATCGAGATCGACATGAATTCGTGTTTGCTGTGCGAAGCGTGCGTTGCAGCGTGCCCCACGGGTGCTATCCGCCGCGAAGATGGGGACATGAACTACTGCATCGTCTGCGGCGCCTGCGTGAAGGCCTGTCCCGTCGATGCCCTGGAGCTTGAGGACCTAGAACGCGAAGTGGATGGAGAGGGGGTAGAACTCAAAAGGATCGCCTGGAAGCCCGAGGAGTGCCACAAGGAAGATCCACCTCAGTGCGGTGAGGTGTGCCCGCAAGAGATCCTGCGGATCGAAGATGGCTACCCGGAGCTCCGCGGATTCTGCGTCATGTGTCTCAAGTGCATGGAAACGTGTCCCATCGACGCAATCGGTGTGAAGGGTGTCGTTGAGCCCAAGTCCGAGCCTCCAGAGCATCCAGAGGATGAGGATGTCTACGTACACCCCGAACGGTGCGTCGGGTGCACCTACTGCCTCCAGGTATGTCCGACCGACGCTATCGAGATGGTACCGACCGAAGTCGAGTTCTTCAAGGCCGAGGAGAACGAGTGGTCACCTGTCTACGTAGACCCGGACACGATGGAACTGAATCGGGGCCGGAAAGTGGCCAAAATCGACCCGGAGAAGTGCACTGGTTGTACACTGTGCGTCCAGGTATGTCCGTGGGGGGCCATTACGGCAGCGCGTGACGTACCGGTCCAGTCCCGCGAAGTTGAGAACGAAATCGATGATGACAAGTGCGTCGGATGCGGAGTATGTGCTGAAGTCTGCCCAGGTGACCTGATCGAGGTCGACGGTGTCGCCAAGGTACCGGAGAAGTGCCCAGCATGTAAGCTCTGTGAGCGTGCGTGTCCTGTCGACGCCATCTCAATTAACGTCTCCTACGAGCGCTCCGGTGAGATGGAGTGA